A part of Microaerobacter geothermalis genomic DNA contains:
- the csaB gene encoding polysaccharide pyruvyl transferase CsaB, with product MAKILISGYYGFDNTGDDTVLFGIISSLKKQHPDAEITVLSNKPDETASLFGIKSYNRWKVSEIIKQIKECQLLVMGGGSLLQDATSPRSVIYYLGIILLAKLFRKSVAFYGQGVGPISHPLSKWLIKQVVNRIDVITVRDAQSGEDFRSFGVNQVPIYVTADPAVTINPNEIDLSIGKSILEQHQIDAADQILAISVRDWKNQQKYKKEVARFADNMGEKGWKIVFIPMQYPSDVEPSKKIASFMKHPSVIIEEKLNFKEIMSMIGNVDMVLGLRLHAVILSAVMNTPFISISYDPKIDRFVQRLGLKTAGHIESLTYEDLMKSMHYIQKDVAAFKQLVQIKMKGLVEEAEKSSVLALSCLPDN from the coding sequence ATGGCAAAAATTCTAATATCCGGTTATTACGGATTTGATAATACTGGAGATGACACGGTTCTTTTTGGAATCATTTCATCCCTAAAAAAACAGCATCCTGATGCAGAAATTACCGTGCTATCAAATAAGCCTGATGAAACTGCATCTCTGTTTGGCATCAAATCCTATAACCGATGGAAAGTAAGTGAAATCATAAAACAAATAAAAGAATGCCAATTGTTAGTCATGGGGGGAGGTAGCCTCCTTCAGGATGCCACCAGTCCTCGCAGTGTCATTTATTACCTTGGAATCATTTTGCTCGCTAAACTTTTTAGAAAATCGGTTGCTTTTTATGGCCAAGGAGTGGGGCCAATTTCCCATCCCCTTAGCAAATGGTTGATCAAGCAAGTGGTCAATCGTATCGATGTCATCACCGTCAGAGATGCCCAATCCGGAGAGGATTTTCGCTCTTTTGGGGTAAATCAGGTGCCGATTTACGTTACCGCAGACCCTGCGGTAACCATTAATCCGAACGAGATAGATCTCTCCATTGGAAAATCAATATTAGAGCAGCATCAAATTGATGCAGCCGATCAAATATTAGCTATCTCAGTCCGTGATTGGAAGAACCAGCAGAAGTACAAGAAAGAAGTGGCCCGTTTCGCCGATAACATGGGCGAAAAAGGCTGGAAAATTGTGTTTATTCCCATGCAATATCCTTCCGATGTAGAGCCATCAAAAAAAATCGCCAGTTTTATGAAACATCCATCCGTAATCATTGAAGAGAAACTGAACTTCAAAGAGATTATGAGCATGATTGGAAATGTGGATATGGTTCTTGGTTTAAGATTGCATGCGGTGATCTTGTCTGCGGTCATGAATACTCCATTTATCAGCATTTCTTATGATCCGAAAATCGATCGTTTTGTCCAGCGCTTGGGATTGAAAACGGCTGGGCATATCGAATCCCTTACCTACGAGGATTTAATGAAATCAATGCACTACATACAGAAAGACGTTGCCGCTTTTAAACAATTGGTTCAGATAAAGATGAAAGGACTCG
- a CDS encoding LCP family protein has product MKKFFLYMVTILILSSFFLVGYGAYQYNTLNNRWYQPLNPPSVEDHGTTGTDHSSEPQPVTEREPMEPFTILMMGVDSRGEKNSRSDTIMLAAVNPEKQKVLLFSLPRDTYVNIPGYGYEKLNHSMFFGGPGLVKQTVEKFLDIKIDHYVTVDFEGFRLVIDELGGIEIDVEKRMKYIDPTDGTNIDLQPGEQILDGKNALDYARYRLSSIGGNDSDFQRMERQQKVIKAMIDKGTQFTSLFKVFSIMDIMGDHVRTDLTQKQISTLITRFADFSSDKIETTDVRGVSQRMPYTENLSLWFYVVDDGEKARLKEMIEKVLN; this is encoded by the coding sequence GTGAAAAAGTTTTTTTTATATATGGTAACTATTCTTATTCTTTCTTCCTTTTTTTTGGTGGGTTATGGGGCGTATCAATATAACACGCTGAACAATAGGTGGTATCAACCGTTAAATCCGCCTTCAGTTGAAGACCATGGGACAACCGGAACCGACCATTCATCCGAACCTCAACCCGTCACTGAGAGGGAACCGATGGAACCGTTTACGATTTTAATGATGGGGGTGGATTCGAGGGGGGAGAAGAATTCTAGGTCAGACACCATCATGCTGGCTGCGGTTAATCCGGAAAAACAGAAGGTGCTTCTTTTTTCGTTGCCAAGGGATACCTATGTCAACATTCCGGGCTACGGGTATGAGAAACTAAATCATTCAATGTTTTTTGGAGGCCCGGGACTGGTAAAACAAACCGTTGAAAAATTTCTCGATATAAAGATCGATCATTATGTCACAGTAGATTTTGAGGGGTTTCGTCTGGTCATTGATGAATTGGGAGGAATAGAAATCGACGTGGAAAAACGGATGAAATATATAGATCCAACCGATGGGACCAATATCGACTTGCAGCCGGGGGAACAGATTTTGGACGGAAAAAATGCCTTGGACTATGCAAGATACAGATTGAGCAGCATCGGAGGTAATGACAGTGATTTTCAGCGGATGGAAAGACAGCAAAAAGTAATCAAAGCCATGATTGACAAAGGGACCCAGTTTACTTCGCTTTTCAAGGTTTTTTCCATTATGGATATTATGGGGGATCATGTACGGACGGATTTGACACAAAAACAGATTTCCACCTTAATTACTAGATTTGCCGACTTTTCTTCCGATAAAATTGAAACCACTGACGTTCGCGGAGTTAGCCAGAGAATGCCATATACCGAAAACTTATCGTTATGGTTTTATGTGGTGGACGATGGGGAAAAGGCACGTTTAAAAGAAATGATAGAGAAAGTTCTGAATTAA
- a CDS encoding cation diffusion facilitator family transporter, with protein MGEQGLRLKQGQKGAWISIIAYIILSIIKVSIGIWAASEALVADGLNNTTDIISSIAILVGLRIAIRPADRDHRYGHYKAETVAAIIAASIMALVGLDVIWGAFRSLWDEGKIAPHPLAGWVAIASSIVMYFVYRYNKQLARKVKSQAIMAAAYDNRSDALVSLGAAVGIFSSTFGWFWLDSLTALIVGILIVHTAWSIGYHASFSLTDGFDEARLKRIKDKIKSIEGVRTVVDVKGRYHGSSVYVDATIEVDHELTVMESHELTENIEDALIGFDDIEYVHVHVEPYLLPNGKTEMG; from the coding sequence ATGGGGGAACAAGGGTTAAGGTTAAAGCAGGGACAAAAGGGTGCATGGATTAGTATAATCGCCTATATTATTTTATCGATCATTAAAGTTTCCATAGGAATTTGGGCTGCGTCAGAAGCATTGGTAGCTGACGGATTAAATAATACAACGGACATTATCAGTTCTATCGCCATTTTAGTAGGTTTAAGAATTGCCATCCGGCCGGCCGATCGGGATCATCGTTACGGGCATTATAAGGCAGAAACGGTGGCTGCTATCATTGCAGCAAGCATTATGGCCCTTGTTGGATTAGATGTGATCTGGGGAGCATTCCGTTCCCTTTGGGATGAGGGTAAAATCGCCCCCCACCCCCTGGCGGGATGGGTAGCCATCGCATCATCAATCGTCATGTATTTTGTTTACCGTTATAACAAACAATTGGCCCGTAAGGTGAAAAGCCAGGCGATCATGGCTGCGGCTTATGATAACCGTTCCGACGCCCTGGTCAGTTTGGGTGCAGCGGTTGGTATTTTTAGTTCAACTTTTGGTTGGTTCTGGTTGGATTCGCTTACCGCTTTAATCGTTGGGATTTTAATTGTCCATACCGCTTGGAGCATTGGATATCATGCATCTTTCTCCTTGACCGATGGATTTGATGAGGCCCGATTAAAGAGAATTAAAGACAAAATTAAATCCATTGAAGGGGTCAGAACGGTGGTTGATGTGAAAGGACGATATCATGGCAGTAGCGTGTATGTGGATGCAACCATTGAAGTGGACCATGAATTAACCGTAATGGAAAGTCATGAACTGACGGAAAATATTGAAGATGCATTAATCGGCTTTGATGATATCGAGTATGTCCATGTTCATGTAGAACCTTATTTATTGCCGAACGGAAAAACAGAAATGGGCTGA
- a CDS encoding sodium:solute symporter family protein, whose product MTSVGYWFIGIALAYTVLLIAAGRIAKTRAVDGNGFFVGGRNFSTLFVAVCITGLFSGSSYIAILELAYLKGVSAIWYGVAETIQVLIIALVLVAPFRKRALVTISGLLGDHFGDKVRGLAGLITGLTFPMWSVATALAFASALSVFTGISIVWSVALTALLLLLYLQFGGMWSIGFTQLSNVIVFFIMLAIGVYAFFINPGINGLKELFQQRPELFEPATVGIQTIVAWFGTFILNVILAQAAFQMALSCKTEREGQRGLVIAAIIGVPLIIGAVLFGLAAAYVVPGETKGLVAVPLYLMETLPAPLVALFFLGFWAAALSWGAPCQFSGATSLGRDVGKAIRPKATETDLIRYTKWSLLLLTLLMIVFAVLRPEQSAWWNILAWVARNSATFAPVIAALFWPIVTRRAVLASLFMGSFAGLLWYHLGGWEVSSFYLNTHPVWIGMIANILTLSLVTLIETAGVTSWQWKGPFKKAGYFGLILSGSLGIYLGNSYEVLYSSGLLGMVLFFIVVGIFISLISFVKQKEVVAGVSVHQA is encoded by the coding sequence ATGACGAGTGTTGGTTATTGGTTTATTGGAATTGCACTAGCTTATACGGTTCTGTTAATTGCAGCGGGTCGTATTGCTAAAACGAGAGCGGTTGATGGGAATGGCTTCTTTGTTGGAGGGAGAAATTTCAGTACCCTTTTTGTAGCGGTATGCATCACCGGCCTTTTTTCCGGATCTTCTTATATAGCGATTCTGGAACTGGCGTATCTTAAAGGGGTTTCTGCCATATGGTATGGGGTAGCCGAGACAATTCAGGTCTTAATTATCGCTTTGGTTCTTGTTGCTCCTTTTCGAAAAAGAGCATTGGTCACCATTTCCGGTCTGCTTGGGGATCACTTTGGTGATAAAGTCAGGGGATTAGCCGGTCTTATTACTGGTTTAACGTTTCCCATGTGGTCTGTGGCAACAGCCCTAGCCTTTGCTTCAGCACTAAGTGTATTTACCGGGATTTCCATTGTTTGGTCAGTGGCCTTAACGGCATTGCTTCTCCTTCTATATCTTCAATTTGGAGGAATGTGGTCCATTGGTTTTACCCAGCTAAGCAATGTTATCGTATTTTTTATCATGCTGGCAATTGGCGTATATGCCTTTTTCATCAACCCTGGCATCAACGGTTTAAAAGAATTATTTCAGCAAAGGCCGGAGCTTTTTGAACCTGCAACTGTGGGGATACAAACCATCGTAGCCTGGTTTGGTACCTTTATTTTAAATGTAATATTGGCTCAGGCCGCTTTTCAAATGGCCCTTTCCTGCAAAACAGAAAGAGAAGGGCAGAGAGGACTAGTCATAGCTGCGATTATTGGAGTACCCCTTATCATAGGCGCAGTATTGTTCGGATTAGCGGCTGCCTATGTGGTGCCCGGAGAAACGAAGGGACTTGTTGCTGTTCCCCTTTATCTCATGGAAACCTTGCCTGCACCTCTCGTTGCATTGTTTTTCCTTGGATTCTGGGCCGCGGCATTAAGTTGGGGAGCCCCCTGCCAGTTTTCTGGTGCAACCAGCCTTGGAAGGGATGTGGGAAAGGCGATTCGTCCTAAGGCGACAGAAACGGATTTGATTCGTTATACCAAATGGTCCTTGCTTCTTCTTACCTTACTAATGATTGTTTTCGCCGTATTAAGGCCTGAGCAGTCAGCATGGTGGAATATCCTTGCATGGGTTGCTAGAAATTCTGCTACCTTTGCTCCTGTGATTGCGGCATTATTTTGGCCAATCGTGACCAGACGGGCCGTTTTGGCATCCTTGTTTATGGGCTCATTTGCAGGACTATTATGGTATCACTTGGGAGGATGGGAAGTTTCTAGTTTCTATTTGAACACTCATCCGGTATGGATAGGGATGATTGCCAATATTTTGACTCTGAGCCTTGTCACGTTAATAGAGACGGCGGGAGTAACGAGCTGGCAATGGAAGGGACCCTTTAAAAAAGCCGGGTATTTTGGACTTATTCTTTCAGGAAGTCTTGGGATCTATCTGGGGAATTCTTATGAAGTTCTTTATTCTTCCGGTCTCCTTGGTATGGTTCTTTTCTTTATCGTCGTGGGTATTTTTATCAGCCTGATCAGTTTTGTCAAACAAAAAGAGGTTGTGGCTGGGGTGTCGGTGCATCAGGCTTAA
- a CDS encoding OsmC family protein, whose translation MTQTSVNKDLRKIEVQSDWKGKFQTEHQVRDFSFLVDEPEKIGGDNQAPTPLEYVMGAFNGCIFVVIEMVAKEIGFRFDDVKISSTAWVDRRGLYGVENVSPYYKEVYNSIVFYTSESPERLEQLKKTVKKRCPLYNLIKDTGIPVNLDWKIERFSIDDSSCSSLK comes from the coding sequence ATGACACAAACTTCAGTGAATAAAGACTTAAGAAAAATAGAGGTCCAATCCGATTGGAAGGGAAAATTTCAAACAGAACATCAGGTGAGGGACTTTTCCTTTCTGGTAGATGAGCCGGAAAAAATAGGAGGAGATAACCAGGCGCCTACTCCTTTGGAATATGTGATGGGTGCTTTTAACGGCTGCATCTTTGTCGTGATTGAAATGGTGGCAAAGGAGATTGGGTTTCGATTTGATGATGTAAAAATATCCAGCACTGCCTGGGTGGACCGCCGCGGACTTTATGGGGTGGAAAATGTATCTCCTTACTACAAGGAAGTGTATAATTCTATTGTTTTTTACACGTCTGAATCACCGGAGCGACTTGAACAACTGAAGAAAACCGTAAAAAAAAGGTGTCCACTGTATAATTTGATCAAAGATACCGGAATTCCGGTAAATTTGGACTGGAAAATCGAACGTTTTTCTATTGACGATAGTTCATGCTCTAGTCTAAAGTAG
- the thiD gene encoding bifunctional hydroxymethylpyrimidine kinase/phosphomethylpyrimidine kinase, translating into MATVYKALTIAGSDSGGGAGIQADLKTFQELGVYGMTAITAVTAQNTLGVQGIYPLPVEGIIQQIESVGSDLGADAVKTGMLFNREIIQGVAEQVKKFRWKNLVVDPVMIAKGGASLLQEEAVEALRRDLIPLAKIVTPNIPEAEVLTGMSIRTMDDRKEVAKKIVLWGAKSVVIKGGHEEGEKVLDLIYDGTQFTQLEYQRVDTRHTHGTGCTFSAAITAQLAKGENINNAVKKAKEFIHAAIEDGLGIGGGHGPTNHWAYRKKRDEY; encoded by the coding sequence ATGGCGACGGTTTATAAAGCCTTGACGATTGCCGGGTCAGATAGCGGAGGAGGAGCAGGAATCCAGGCCGATCTTAAAACATTCCAGGAGTTGGGGGTATATGGAATGACTGCGATTACCGCAGTGACGGCCCAAAACACCCTGGGTGTGCAAGGGATATATCCCCTTCCGGTTGAAGGGATTATCCAACAAATTGAATCTGTCGGATCAGATTTAGGGGCTGATGCTGTAAAAACCGGGATGCTGTTTAACAGAGAAATCATTCAGGGAGTAGCCGAACAAGTAAAAAAATTCCGATGGAAAAACCTTGTGGTTGACCCAGTGATGATTGCCAAGGGAGGGGCCTCCCTTCTTCAGGAAGAGGCTGTAGAAGCTCTAAGAAGGGATCTGATTCCTTTGGCGAAGATCGTCACTCCAAATATTCCGGAGGCAGAAGTTCTGACGGGAATGTCCATTCGTACGATGGACGACAGGAAAGAAGTGGCAAAAAAAATTGTTTTATGGGGTGCTAAATCGGTAGTGATTAAGGGCGGCCATGAAGAAGGAGAAAAGGTACTAGACTTGATCTATGATGGAACCCAATTTACACAACTGGAATATCAGAGAGTGGATACAAGGCATACCCATGGTACCGGATGCACCTTTTCTGCTGCGATTACCGCTCAATTAGCTAAAGGAGAAAACATAAATAATGCCGTGAAAAAGGCAAAAGAATTTATCCATGCGGCAATCGAAGATGGGCTTGGCATTGGAGGAGGACATGGACCTACCAACCATTGGGCTTACCGCAAAAAAAGAGACGAATATTAA
- the thiE gene encoding thiamine phosphate synthase, whose translation MEKMKDLLKVYLVMGSVNCINSPEKVLLEAIEGGITLFQYREKGSGALEGIEKYRLGKRLQQICKKAGIPFIVNDDVELALLLDADGVHIGQDDGSVEKVRMKIGSKILGVSAHNLEEAKEAVSYGADYLGVGPMYTTKTKEDAKEVQGPQGIRFLRENGIDIPIVGIGGITADNAKEVIQAGADGIAVISAITQNSSPRKGVEQLRERV comes from the coding sequence ATGGAAAAGATGAAAGATTTACTAAAAGTATACCTCGTGATGGGAAGTGTCAATTGTATCAATTCTCCTGAGAAGGTTCTGTTGGAAGCTATTGAGGGTGGGATTACGCTTTTTCAATATAGGGAAAAGGGAAGTGGTGCCCTGGAAGGAATAGAAAAATATCGTTTGGGTAAAAGACTGCAGCAGATCTGCAAAAAAGCAGGGATTCCTTTTATCGTCAATGATGATGTGGAGTTGGCCTTATTACTTGATGCGGATGGGGTTCATATTGGACAGGATGATGGGTCTGTAGAGAAAGTTCGGATGAAGATTGGCAGCAAAATATTAGGGGTCTCTGCTCACAATTTAGAAGAGGCAAAAGAAGCCGTTAGCTATGGCGCAGACTATCTGGGAGTAGGCCCTATGTACACGACCAAAACAAAAGAAGATGCAAAAGAGGTACAGGGCCCTCAAGGGATTCGTTTCTTAAGGGAGAACGGAATAGACATTCCTATCGTTGGAATCGGCGGGATTACCGCGGACAATGCTAAAGAAGTGATCCAGGCAGGGGCGGATGGGATAGCGGTTATATCTGCGATTACACAAAATTCTTCACCTAGAAAAGGGGTAGAACAATTAAGAGAGCGTGTTTAA
- a CDS encoding spore germination protein — protein MANPDSRKDQLQQKVSKKIKDNVRYMNDALGVEKSFDVIYRELHYAGKEFALYFVDGFAKDYIMNQLMMYLGRLNHGDLAPDSLKKLLTTHIGYLEVESTDNIEKIITAILSGPLALFIDGQGEAILIDAREYPARSPEEPDIERVVRGARDGFTETLIFNTALTRRRIRDPSLRMEYIQVGTRSKTDLCIAYLEDVADPDLVRSIRDELITMEIDGLPMAEKTVEEYIFKNHWNPYPMVRYTERPDVAAIHLLEGHVLVYTDTSPSVMITPTTLFHHVQHAEEYRQKPVVGAYLRWVRFAAMLISVFLLPLWFLAVLDPSILPDWLDYIGPKKEGNVPLFWQFLFAEFGVDILRMAAIHTPSPLATALGLVAAIVIGQMAVDVGLFTKEVILYLAVAAIGNFATPSYELSLANRLVRIVLLVFVYLWKLPGLLIGTGLWFLLLTFTKSLNTPYLWPLIPFNGKALMDILIRAPVPAKSSRPSMLSPEDPTRR, from the coding sequence ATGGCGAATCCAGATTCAAGAAAGGATCAATTGCAACAAAAAGTTAGCAAGAAAATCAAAGATAATGTCAGATACATGAATGATGCCTTAGGTGTGGAAAAAAGCTTTGATGTCATCTATCGAGAGCTCCACTACGCGGGAAAGGAATTTGCCCTTTATTTTGTAGACGGTTTTGCCAAGGATTACATCATGAATCAACTGATGATGTATTTAGGAAGATTGAATCACGGCGATTTGGCACCTGATTCGTTGAAGAAGCTGCTTACGACCCATATTGGATATCTGGAAGTAGAGTCAACTGATAATATTGAAAAAATAATCACGGCTATTTTATCCGGTCCCCTTGCCTTATTTATTGATGGGCAAGGGGAAGCCATTCTGATTGATGCCAGAGAATATCCTGCCCGTAGTCCGGAAGAGCCGGATATTGAGCGGGTTGTTAGAGGGGCAAGGGATGGGTTTACCGAGACACTGATTTTTAATACCGCCCTTACCCGGCGGCGGATAAGGGACCCTTCCTTGAGAATGGAATATATCCAGGTTGGAACACGTTCAAAGACAGATCTTTGTATTGCTTATTTAGAAGATGTGGCAGATCCCGATCTGGTCCGTTCCATCAGAGATGAACTGATAACCATGGAAATAGACGGATTGCCAATGGCGGAAAAAACCGTTGAAGAATATATCTTTAAAAATCATTGGAACCCCTATCCTATGGTACGGTATACGGAAAGGCCGGATGTGGCAGCGATCCATCTCCTGGAAGGACATGTTCTTGTCTATACGGATACGTCCCCGAGTGTAATGATTACCCCAACCACCCTGTTTCACCATGTTCAGCATGCCGAGGAATACCGGCAGAAGCCTGTGGTGGGTGCCTATCTGCGCTGGGTACGGTTTGCCGCCATGCTGATATCTGTGTTTCTTCTTCCCCTCTGGTTTTTGGCGGTATTAGATCCTTCCATCCTTCCGGATTGGTTAGACTACATTGGTCCGAAGAAAGAAGGAAATGTTCCGCTATTTTGGCAGTTTTTGTTTGCGGAATTTGGAGTAGATATTTTAAGAATGGCAGCTATCCATACTCCCAGTCCATTGGCAACGGCTTTGGGACTGGTGGCAGCCATCGTTATCGGACAAATGGCGGTGGATGTGGGTTTGTTCACCAAAGAAGTAATTCTCTATTTGGCTGTTGCTGCTATTGGAAACTTTGCTACCCCATCTTATGAATTAAGTCTGGCCAATCGATTGGTGCGAATCGTCCTGCTGGTTTTTGTTTACTTATGGAAACTTCCAGGTTTGCTAATTGGTACTGGACTGTGGTTTTTACTTCTTACTTTTACAAAATCATTAAATACCCCCTATCTGTGGCCGTTGATTCCCTTTAATGGAAAAGCGTTAATGGATATTTTAATAAGAGCCCCGGTTCCGGCAAAAAGTTCAAGACCCAGCATGTTATCTCCTGAGGATCCAACAAGAAGATAG
- a CDS encoding long-chain-fatty-acid--CoA ligase, which yields MYHEKPWLKFYPPQVPASIDYPEVPITHFLKDAAVKLPEQVAIHFMGKEITYRQLLNFAYRFARYLQTLGVQKGDRVAIMLPNCPQGVISYYGSLLLGAVVVQTNPLYMERELLHQLTDSGAKVIVSLDLVYPKVEKVRDKVPLEHVIVTSIKDFLPFPKNILYPLIQKNIPKISFEPQKGIHSFVSIMKSVSNEAIEAEVDSNDLALLQYTGGTTGLPKGVMLTHRNLVVNVVQGRAWMYKSQYGKETILGVLPFFHVYGMSVVMNLAVYLASTMILVPKFDAGEILKIIETKKPTLFPGAPTMYIGIINHPDIKKYNLSSIEACLSGSAPLPIEVQERFEELTGGRLVEGYGLSETSPVTHANPIWDRRVNGSIGLPWPDTECKIVDPGNGEEIPVGGIGELAIRGPQVMKGYWNMPEETSAVMRDGWFLTGDMAYMDKDGYFYIVDRKKDMIIAGGFNIYPREVEEVLFEHPAVQEATVIGIPDPYRGETVKAFIVLKKGQSVSEEELNNFCRSKLASYKAPRIYEFREELPKTMVGKVLRRALLEEEKKKIEMKNDTTG from the coding sequence ATGTATCACGAAAAACCCTGGCTTAAGTTTTACCCTCCCCAAGTTCCGGCTTCCATTGACTATCCGGAGGTGCCCATTACTCATTTTTTAAAGGATGCAGCAGTAAAGCTTCCAGAACAAGTAGCCATACACTTTATGGGGAAAGAAATCACGTACAGGCAGTTGTTAAATTTCGCTTACCGGTTTGCTCGTTATCTTCAAACTCTTGGGGTACAAAAAGGAGATCGGGTTGCCATTATGCTCCCAAATTGCCCTCAAGGTGTGATCAGTTATTATGGATCCTTGCTGCTTGGAGCGGTAGTCGTCCAAACCAATCCTCTGTATATGGAGAGAGAGCTGCTTCATCAATTGACCGATTCTGGGGCTAAGGTTATTGTTTCATTAGACTTGGTCTATCCGAAAGTAGAGAAGGTAAGAGATAAAGTACCTTTAGAGCACGTGATTGTCACCAGTATAAAGGATTTTTTGCCTTTTCCTAAAAACATTTTATATCCTTTGATACAGAAGAATATCCCTAAAATTTCTTTTGAGCCGCAAAAGGGGATTCATTCATTTGTATCCATTATGAAATCGGTTTCAAACGAAGCGATAGAGGCTGAAGTTGATTCAAATGATCTCGCTTTGCTCCAATACACCGGAGGTACAACAGGATTGCCGAAGGGAGTCATGCTGACCCATCGTAATTTAGTGGTCAACGTGGTCCAGGGAAGAGCCTGGATGTATAAATCCCAATATGGAAAAGAAACGATTTTGGGAGTCTTACCTTTCTTTCATGTGTATGGAATGAGTGTCGTCATGAATTTGGCTGTTTATCTTGCAAGCACCATGATCTTAGTTCCTAAATTTGATGCGGGAGAAATATTGAAGATAATTGAAACAAAAAAACCGACTCTCTTTCCTGGAGCCCCTACGATGTACATTGGAATCATTAATCATCCAGATATTAAGAAATATAATCTGTCTTCAATCGAGGCTTGTTTAAGTGGGTCTGCTCCTCTACCCATTGAGGTTCAGGAACGTTTTGAAGAACTAACCGGAGGAAGGCTTGTTGAAGGCTACGGGTTATCAGAGACATCCCCGGTTACCCACGCCAACCCCATATGGGATAGAAGAGTTAATGGAAGCATAGGGCTTCCTTGGCCGGATACGGAATGTAAAATCGTTGATCCAGGCAATGGAGAAGAAATTCCTGTTGGAGGAATTGGAGAATTAGCGATCCGTGGACCCCAGGTGATGAAAGGCTATTGGAACATGCCGGAGGAAACCAGTGCAGTGATGAGGGATGGTTGGTTTTTGACCGGCGATATGGCTTATATGGATAAGGATGGATATTTTTACATTGTAGACAGGAAGAAGGACATGATTATTGCCGGGGGATTTAATATTTACCCGCGTGAAGTAGAGGAGGTTCTTTTTGAACATCCTGCTGTGCAGGAAGCAACGGTGATTGGAATTCCTGATCCTTACCGGGGAGAAACGGTGAAGGCATTTATTGTATTGAAAAAGGGCCAGTCCGTTTCTGAAGAGGAACTAAACAATTTTTGCCGTTCCAAATTGGCTTCCTATAAAGCTCCTAGAATTTATGAATTTAGAGAAGAGCTCCCAAAAACCATGGTAGGCAAAGTTCTGCGCCGGGCACTATTGGAAGAGGAAAAAAAGAAAATAGAAATGAAGAACGATACCACTGGATAA
- a CDS encoding c-type cytochrome, translating to MTDKEHNIGNEIEKKVLTQPKNEKKEYYDEVSGIRMGNAKVPKFLMFVYVTLAIWGVVYALTAKPLNDRLEATQDPKSINGEQIVKQTCLGCHNLTAEMKVGPGLKGVSTRLTEDQLNDVLDNGRGAMPALPTLGLNTEQINAVKGFLKGL from the coding sequence TTGACCGATAAGGAACATAATATAGGGAACGAAATCGAAAAGAAAGTATTAACTCAGCCAAAAAATGAAAAGAAAGAATACTATGATGAAGTGTCAGGAATTCGAATGGGAAATGCCAAAGTTCCTAAATTTTTGATGTTCGTGTACGTGACGTTAGCCATTTGGGGGGTGGTTTATGCTCTTACGGCAAAACCGTTAAATGACCGGTTGGAAGCCACTCAGGACCCTAAATCCATCAACGGGGAGCAAATCGTAAAACAAACCTGTCTCGGCTGCCACAACTTAACCGCAGAGATGAAAGTAGGACCAGGACTTAAAGGAGTTTCTACCCGTTTGACCGAGGATCAGTTAAACGATGTATTAGACAACGGCCGCGGTGCCATGCCGGCTTTGCCCACTTTAGGATTGAACACAGAGCAAATCAATGCAGTAAAAGGATTCTTAAAAGGATTATAA
- a CDS encoding cbb3-type cytochrome c oxidase subunit II translates to MANNHEQSMFPFILGSLLLFLIGVIGTVLLPFYDASMQEPNINADARNYDFNTAEYRGRQIYIREGCHTCHTQYVRPVKADTALGPVTVPQDYYYDKPHLLGSVRTGSDLMWVGARWNEEWHRRHLLNPREMLPGSIMPRYDYLSDAELDDLITYLMSLKPASQAQGR, encoded by the coding sequence ATGGCAAACAATCATGAACAATCCATGTTTCCTTTTATCTTGGGTTCCCTGCTTCTTTTCTTAATAGGAGTAATTGGTACAGTTCTCTTACCCTTTTATGATGCTTCCATGCAGGAACCAAATATAAATGCGGATGCCCGCAACTATGATTTCAACACTGCTGAGTACAGGGGAAGGCAGATCTATATCAGGGAAGGGTGCCATACCTGTCATACTCAATATGTAAGACCGGTAAAAGCAGATACGGCCCTTGGTCCGGTAACCGTTCCTCAAGACTATTATTATGACAAACCCCACTTACTGGGTTCGGTAAGAACCGGTTCCGATTTAATGTGGGTAGGAGCCCGTTGGAATGAAGAATGGCACAGGCGACATTTGCTTAATCCAAGGGAAATGTTGCCTGGATCTATCATGCCAAGGTATGATTACTTATCTGATGCGGAACTGGACGATTTGATCACTTATCTCATGAGTCTAAAGCCCGCTTCACAGGCACAGGGAAGATAA